From Aedes albopictus strain Foshan chromosome 1, AalbF5, whole genome shotgun sequence, one genomic window encodes:
- the LOC115267412 gene encoding uncharacterized protein LOC115267412, with product MVYSKQDDIHPEASETYESSTKSGSHGELYQKQLAQILLLRLTREGKKFRLAYELTIADKFDDVALHDKSVKQWTLIQSKHADAKDSKVDINGLLPKTNREKGDFSLYKYFHSYLKVRSKFRARTNFVLFTNKKLDEKLETAENCLAIEDRDVDEYLRFTSEGATHKVLTPTDATIQSIVEYANEGLYSLKDAIKQLFTDGIITNELQKYNAYLKDILWQSENHQIRFKETFNDSLIFIAKVYKVLQPELRNLDPINKPLKFNIEVEKCESPTCLIVEGQYFDNLITAIKELFHKGVASDDLKKYKDILDLIFTTTANGQLTIKETFNDDVVCKAELYKMLKAELCDLNKEVTTKQKLFDIKASRTKHRSVLFYAEASDVEQFFSLLTLSVQQPDRLEPFIVEELYSWMRMWLRPDVLGKLTEDDYKDAAKDLDDFFDATQKCEQGNSKYYLTQRDVSRYCNKLRSKIVKLHPELNDMDQLYINRILSFERENIDAPEHVKDAKFDGNKKSEPDPSCKRVDSTACDTSNNDREMDNKISLPDRTYEEVTDTQLARSLKLRFARYQCLVLTADPGIGKTKLLQYVALEHEKCKSGAAFLIYLNRLQDVVNVSGNKSSLDVLKSVLSQKNVELIQNVLEKKSNDYITILFDGYDEIHEKNRSRINHLFESLLESEHIQLIVSVRNHEKKTLQSFFKKRKIHALYFSLEPFNSKNIIEYLAKSWNENAECNIDSKFDSYSQFLVKKFDSLCRVPLMAKMVSKIYKEGFEKFKETKFIDHEDERSYLEEKFLEVEHIYEYFIEKCLLIKINDECGGIGKVNANKQIVEGFYLDHQLLAIEYLDVGDLKPILKNPKYMTKLNDIRERHRKQNEKSILLKFEDGKLLFSHHSYAEFFVAVFLWDDFVYLKSIIENVLSAFAGIRRFLIKIIEKNIKCFIPAITRKNFFASKKVAFWACESNAVELLKYVRSKKALSKNNKAEMLHIAIKNGSDKICSYLIDNCKLHPDVKYNGGLLPLYSAITYGHRNLVQLLIDKGANLHIRNTEGWSVLHYAVQHNQIAISSFLIDKDIDVNSISNNKWNALHISCNNGDADMTQMLIRKGAQLDKQTNEDKTALDLAAAGGHTAVVNILTDNLIKEEHLNGMICKTFQTAVHYGHNSVKEMLIKKYPELADPKYTNDPLIHLAAQKGMVKDVKQYIDHGANVNALDRTDKTALHLSASAGHSLVVELLLNRGARLNAIERHKCTPLHLACQNGHKEVVQILIKSGANIASLNNDKWTALHLSAFHGYCGVVNLLLKKGANVNAIGKHGMTPLFSACQNDHKDVVQILLQKGANINALSSNKWTALHRSASEGRYDIVKLLLKKGANINAVDIDEWTPLHWACQNGHKKVVETLIKRKANIDALTDKKSTALHKSASGGYSDIVDLLLKKHVNVNDADKEKLTALHWACQNGHKGVVETLIKRGAHIHAVTRNRRTALHESATKGYCDIVVLLLDEGANVNAVDIDEWTPLHWACQNGHKEVVQTLLSRGAKIDALTHNRSTALHKSAFKGYCDIVVLLLDKGANVNAVDIDKWTSLLWACRNGHEEVVKALLSRNVNMGALILNNWTALHVSASEGYCVIVDLLLAKDANINAVDIGKWTPLHWACQNGHKEVVQTLLSRGANIEVLTHNNLTALHVGASKGHCIIVDLLLAKGANINAVDIDKWTPLHWASQNGHKEVVQTLLSRGANIEVLTHNNSTALHVGASKGHCIIVDLLLAKGANINAVDIGKLTPLHWAC from the coding sequence ATGGTATACTCAAAGCAAGATGATATACATCCGGAAGCCAGTGAGACGTACGAAAGTAGCACCAAGTCTGGAAGTCATGGCGAGCTGTATCAAAAGCAGCTAGCTCAAATTCTTTTACTTAGGCTGACACGAGAAGGAAAGAAATTCCGATTGGCTTACGAACTGACAATCGCGGATAAGTTTGACGATGTTGCACTGCATGATAAGTCAGTCAAGCAATGGACATTAATACAGTCAAAACATGCCGATGCCAAAGATTCAAAGGTAGATATCAATGGCTTGCTCCCGAAAACGAATCGAGAGAAAGGAGATTTCAGTTTGTACAAATATTTCCACTCCTACCTAAAAGTTCGAAGCAAATTCAGAGCCAGAACAAACTTCGTGCTGTTCACCAACAAGAAACTAGATGAAAAATTAGAGACCGCAGAAAATTGCTTGGCGATCGAGGATCGAGATGTAGATGAATATCTTCGATTTACATCTGAAGGAGCAACCCACAAAGTCCTAACACCGACTGACGCTACAATTCAATCAATCGTGGAATACGCCAACGAaggtttgtattctctgaaggacGCTATCAAGCAACTTTTTACTGATGGAATCATAACAAACGAACTGCAAAAGTATAATGCCTATTTAAAAGACATTCTGTGGCAATCGGAAAACCATCAAATAAGATTCAAAGAAACCTtcaacgactcattgattttcATTGCTAAAGTGTACAAAGTGCTTCAACCAGAGCTGCGCAATTTAGACCCTATTAATAAACCACTGAAGTTCAACATTGAGGTCGAAAAATGTGAATCTCCCACATGCCTGATAGTGGAAGGACAATATTTCGACAACCTGATTACAGCCATCAAAGAACTTTTCCATAAAGGAGTTGCCTCCGATGATTTAAAAAAGTACAAGGATATACTAGATTTGATCTTTACAACGACTGCAAATGGCCAACTAACAATCAAAGAAACATTCAATGATGATGTAGTATGTAAAGCTGAATTGTATAAAATGTTGAAGGCTGAATTGTGTGATCTAAATAAGGAGGTTACTACAAAACAGAAACTTTTCGACATAAAGGCATCGCGGACTAAACACCGTTCAGTATTGTTCTACGCGGAGGCCTCTGATGTGGAGCAATTCTTTTCGCTTCTCACATTATCAGTGCAACAACCGGATCGATTGGAACCATTCATCGTCGAAGAGCTATACTCGTGGATGAGAATGTGGCTGCGGCCGGACGTATTAGGCAAGCTAACCGAAGATGATTATAAAGACGCTGCGAAagatttggatgatttttttgaTGCAACGCAAAAATGCGAGCAAGGTAATTCCAAATACTATTTGACTCAACGTGATGTATCGCGATACTGCAACAAGTTACGGTCGAAAATTGTAAAGTTACACCCAGAATTAAATGACATGGATCAGTTATATATAAACAGGATTCTTTCGTTTGAACGAGAGAACATTGATGCACCCGAACATGTAAAAGATGCTAAATTTGATGGGAACAAAAAATCTGAGCCAGATCCTAGTTGCAAAAGAGTGGATTCAACTGCTTGTGATACTTCGAACAACGATCGTGAAATGGATAACAAAATATCTCTTCCTGACAGAACTTACGAGGAGGTGACCGATACTCAGCTTGCCAGAAGTCTGAAGTTGAGGTTTGCACGTTATCAGTGTTTGGTTTTGACGGCGGATCCAGGGATAGGTAAAACTAAGCTTCTCCAATATGTTGCCCTTGAACATGAAAAATGCAAATCAGGAGCAGCTTTCTTAATTTACTTGAACAGACTACAAGATGTTGTAAACGTTTCAGGAAACAAATCATCATTAGATGTTCTCAAATCTGTATTATCCCAAAAGAATGTTGAACTTATACAAAACGTTTTGGAAAAAAAGTCTAATGATTATATTACAATATTGTTTGACGGGTATGATGAAATTCATGAGAAAAATAGAAGCAGAATAAACCATCTGTTCGAATCATTATTGGAATCAGAACACATTCAACTTATTGTAAGTGTACGAAATCATGAGAAAAAAACATTGCAAAGCTTTTTCAAGAAGCGCAAGATACATGCCCTTTATTTTTCTTTAGAGCCATTCAACAGTAAAAATATCATTGAATACCTTGCAAAGTCCTGGAATGAAAATGCAGAATGTAATATCGATTCCAAATTCGATTCATATTCCCAGTTTTTGGTTAAGAAATTTGATAGCTTGTGCAGAGTTCCATTGATGGCTAAAATGGTGTCAAAAATATACAAAGAGGGGTTTGAGAAATTTAAAGAAACAAAATTTATCGACCACGAAGATGAAAGAAGCTATTTAGAAGAGAAGTTCTTAGAAGTTGAACACATTTATGAATATTTCATAGAAAAATGCTTACTAATAAAGATAAATGATGAATGCGGTGGCATTGGGAAGGTCAATGCGAACAAACAAATTGTTGAAGGGTTTTATCTTGACCATCAACTGCTAGCAATAGAATATCTTGATGTTGGTGACCTTAAACCTATCCTAAAAAACCCAAAATACATGACAAAACTGAACGATATTAGAGAAAGACATCGGAAGCAAAACGAAAAATCCATTCTATTGAAATTTGAGGATGGTAAACTTTTGTTTTCACATCATTCTTATGCTGAGTTTTTTGTTGCGGTGTTTCTGTGGGACGATTTCGTTTATTTGAAAAGCATTATTGAAAATGTGTTGTCTGCATTTGCGGGCATAAGACGTTTTCTtatcaaaataattgaaaaaaatattaaatgtttcattccagCAATCACCCGAAAAAATTTTTTTGCATCGAAAAAAGTTGCTTTCTGGGCTTGTGAAAGTAATGCTGTAGAGCTATTGAAATATGTGCGTTCAAAAAAAGCTCTGTCCAAAAATAACAAGGCTGAAATGCTTCACATTGCTATTAAAAACGGCAGTGATAAAATATGCTCCTATTTGATCGATAACTGTAAACTACATCCCGATGTTAAGTATAATGGTGGTTTACTTCCCTTGTATTCGGCCATAACATACGGACACAGAAATTTGGTACAGTTACTTATAGATAAAGGAGCGAACCTTCATATACGAAACACAGAGGGATGGTCAGTTCTGCATTATGCTGTTCAGCACAACCAAATTGCTATTTCCTCATTTTTGATCGACAAAGACATTGACGTGAACTCCATAAGCAATAATAAATGGAATGCACTTCATATTTCCTGTAACAATGGTGATGCTGATATGACGCAAATGTTAATACGAAAAGGTGCACAGCTTGATAAACagacaaacgaagacaaaactgctTTAGATTTAGCTGCAGCTGGAGGACACACAGCTGTTGTAAACATTTTAACTGACAATTTGATAAAAGAAGAACATTTGAACGGTATGATCTGCAAAACATTTCAAACTGCTGTTCATTATGGCCATAATTCTGTAAAGGAAATGCTAATCAAGAAATATCCAGAACTTGCCGATCCAAAATATACCAATGATCCGTTAATCCACCTTGCGGCTCAAAAAGGAATGGTTAAGGATGTGAAACAGTATATTGACCATGGTGCCAATGTAAATGCATTGGACAGGACAGATAAAACAGCTCTGCACCTTAGTGCATCTGCTGGTCATAGCCTTGTtgttgaattgttgcttaatagaGGTGCACGCTTGAACGCTATTGAAAGGCATAAATGTACACCGCTTCATTTAGCATGTCAAAATGGCCATAAAGAGGTTGTTCAAATTTTAATCAAAAGCGGTGCTAACATTGCATCATTGAATAACGACAAGTGGACAGCTCTTCATCTTAGTGCATTCCATGGTTACTGCGGTGTTGTGAATTTATTGCTCAAAAAAGGTGCAAACGTAAACGCTATTGGTAAGCATGGTATGACACCATTGTTTTCGGCATGCCAGAATGATCACAAAGATGTAGTGCAGATTTTACTTCAAAAAGGTGCAAACATTAACGCACTGAGCAGCAATAAATGGACTGCACTTCACAGAAGTGCTTCAGAAGGTCGCTACGATATTGTAAAACTGCTACTTAAAAAAGGTGCAAACATTAACGCTGTTGACATTGATGAATGGACGCCACTGCATTGGGCTTGCCAGAATGGTCATAAAAAAGTTGTGGAGACATTAATTAAAAGAAAGGCTAACATTGACGCGTTGACTGACAAAAAAAGTACAGCTCTTCATAAAAGTGCTTCGGGAGGTTATAGTGATATTGTAGATTTACTACTTAAAAAACATGTAAACGTCAACGACGCTGATAAAGAAAAATTGACAGCACTTCATTGGGCATGTCAAAATGGTCACAAAGGAGTTGTGGAAACTTTGATCAAAAGAGGTGCGCATATTCATGCTGTGACTCGCAATAGAAGAACTGCTCTTCATGAAAGTGCAACCAAAGGTTACTGCGATATTGTAGTTTTACTACTTGATGAAGGTGCAAACGTTAACGCTGTTGATATAGATGAATGGACGCCGCTTCATTGGGCATGCCAGAATGGGCATAAAGAGGTTGTGCAGACATTGCTCAGCAGAGGTGCCAAAATTGACGCATTGACTCACAACAGAAGTACTGCTCTTCATAAAAGTGCATTCAAAGGTTATTGCGATATTGTAGTTTTACTACTTGATAAAGGGGCAAACGTTAACGCTGTTGATATCGATAAATGGACATCGCTTCTTTGGGCATGCCGGAATGGCCATGAAGAGGTTGTGAAGGCATTGCTAAGTAGAAATGTCAACATGGGCGCATTGATTCTAAATAATTGGACAGCTCTCCATGTAAGCGCTTCCGAAGGTTACTGCGTTATTGTAGATTTACTGCTAGCTAAAGATGCAAATATTAACGCTGTTGATATAGGTAAATGGACGCCGCTTCATTGGGCATGCCAGAATGGGCATAAAGAGGTTGTGCAGACATTGCTCAGCAGAGGTGCTAACATTGAAGTATTGACTCACAATAATTTGACAGCTCTTCATGTAGGCGCCTCTAAAGGTCACTGCATTATTGTAGATTTACTACTTGCTAAAGGTGCAAATATTAACGCTGTCGATATAGATAAATGGACGCCGCTTCATTGGGCAAGCCAGAATGGGCATAAAGAGGTTGTGCAGACATTGCTCAGCAGAGGTGCTAACATTGAAGTATTGACTCACAATAATTCGACAGCTCTTCATGTAGGCGCCTCTAAGGGTCACTGCATTATTGTAGATTTACTACTTGCTAAAGGTGCAAATATTAACGCTGTCGATATAGGTAAATTGACACCGCTTCATTGGGCATGCTAG